The Saccharomycodes ludwigii strain NBRC 1722 chromosome II, whole genome shotgun sequence genome window below encodes:
- a CDS encoding uncharacterized protein (similar to Saccharomyces cerevisiae YJR151C | DAN4 | Delayed ANaerobic) — translation MLSNKPLLPLVLILFGAVIYALDTSYVSSITTITSTVCPTCVTDTIFSSSDIVLTTYTSSTIVTTADFCPTCITSTFYDTSGVSSSTSILFTSSATTINIAPSSLSNKPSIFIQSSSSKHDKPSSVNEPSISSSGSSSSWYVQSGSSSQSSSFIEPSISSGGSSSSWYVQSGSSTPHSSSIQSKSFNEPSISSGGLSSSWYAQSGSSTPHSSSIQSSSFNEPSISSGGLASSWYVQSGSSTPHSSSIQSSSFNEPSISSGGSSSSWYVQSSSSTPHSSSSQSSSFIEPSISSSGSSSSWYVQSGSSTPHSSSIQSSSFNEPSISSGGLSSSWYVQSGSSTPHSSSIQSSSFNEPSISSGGLASSWYVQSGSSTPHSSSIQSSSFNEPSISSGGSSSSWYVQSSSSTPHSSSSQSSFFNKPSISSSGSSSSWYVQSSSSTPHSSSIQSSSFNEPSISSSGSSSSWYVQSGSSSQSSSFIEPSISSGGSSSSWYVQSGSSTPHSSSIQSSSFNEPSISSGGLSSSWYAQSGSSTPHSSSIQSSSFNEPSISSSGSSSSWYVQSGSSTPHSSSIQSSSFNEPSISSGGLSSSWYAQSGSSTPHSSSSQSSFFNKPSISSSGSSSSWYVQSSSSTPHSSSSQSSSFIEPSISSSGSSSSWYVQSGSSTPHSSSIQSSSFNEPSISSGGSSSSWYVQSSSSTPHSSSSQSSSFIEPSISSSGSSSSWYVQSGSSTPHSSSIQSSSFNEPSISSGGLSSSWYVQSGSSTPHSSSIQSSSFNEPSISSGGLASSWYVQSGSSTPHSSSIQSSSFNEPSISSGGSSSSWYVQSSSSTPHSSSSQSSFFNKPSISSSGSSSSWYVQSSSSTPHSSSIQSSSFNEPSISSSGSSSSWYVQSGSSSQSSSFIEPSISSGGSSSSWYVQSGSSTPHSSSIQSSSFNEPSISSGGLASSWYVQSGSSTPHSSSIQSSSFNEPSISSSGSSSSWYVQSGSSTPHSSSIQSSSFNEPSISSGGLSSSWYAQSGSSTPHSSSSQSSFFNKPSISSSGSSSSWYVQSGSSTPHSSSIQSSSFNELSISSGGSSSSWYVQSGSSSQSSSFIEPSISSGGSSSSWYVQSGSSTPHSSSIQSSSFNEPSSPTFYPVNSYTEDNPKQNASNNISNIVPQKNTPLIATQTSVTVSNFVPFVSTIYFESSRCKLVTSNTLYQNATIATITTCSSLELCTIETIVSTKTRINTRNLTNTVTIPTNKLVPITTTAGSTEENITAIFSTQTKDSTTTVVSNNVFSISEVATIKDGGNSISPGNTFILSFMIILANFI, via the coding sequence ATGTTGTCAAATAAACCGTTGCTACCTTTAGTACTAATCCTATTTGGTGCTGTTATCTATGCCTTGGATACTTCATATGTATCCTCAATTACAACTATTACATCTACAGTTTGCCCGACATGTGTTACCGATACTATCTTCAGCAGTTCAGACATTGTCTTAACTACTTATACCTCTTCCACTATTGTAACCACAGCTGATTTCTGTCCAACTTGTATTACTTCTACCTTTTATGATACTAGTGGAGTTTCTTCAAGCacttcaattttatttacttcTAGTGCTACAACCATTAATATTGCTCCATCCAGCCTCTCAAATAAACCATCTATCTTTATTCAATCATCTAGCAGCAAGCATGACAAACCAAGTTCTGTTAATGAACCATCCATCTCTTCTAGTGGATCATCTAGTAGTTGGTATGTCCAATCAGGTTCTAGTAGTCAATCCAGTTCTTTTATTGAACCATCCATCTCTTCTGGTGGATCATCTAGTAGTTGGTACGTTCAATCAGGTTCTAGTACTCCACACAGTTCTAGTATTCAATCTAAGTCTTTTAATGAACCATCCATCTCCTCTGGTGGATTATCTAGTAGTTGGTATGCCCAATCAGGTTCTAGTACTCCACACAGTTCTAGTATTCAATCTAGTTCTTTTAATGAACCATCCATCTCCTCTGGTGGATTAGCTAGTAGTTGGTACGTTCAATCAGGTTCTAGTACTCCACACAGTTCTAGTATTCAATCTAGTTCTTTTAATGAACCATCCATCTCCTCTGGTGGATCATCTAGTAGTTGGTATGTCCAATCAAGTTCTAGTACTCCACACAGTTCCAGTAGTCAATCCAGTTCTTTTATTGAACCATCCATCTCTTCTAGTGGATCATCTAGTAGTTGGTACGTTCAATCAGGTTCTAGTACTCCACACAGTTCTAGTATTCAATCTAGTTCTTTTAATGAACCATCCATCTCCTCTGGTGGATTATCTAGTAGTTGGTACGTTCAATCAGGTTCTAGTACTCCACACAGTTCTAGTATTCAATCTAGTTCTTTTAATGAACCATCCATCTCCTCTGGTGGATTAGCTAGTAGTTGGTACGTTCAATCAGGTTCTAGTACTCCACACAGTTCTAGTATTCAATCTAGTTCTTTTAATGAACCATCCATCTCCTCTGGTGGATCATCTAGTAGTTGGTATGTCCAATCAAGTTCTAGTACTCCACACAGTTCCAGTAGTCAATccagtttttttaataaaccaTCCATCTCTTCTAGTGGATCATCTAGTAGTTGGTATGTCCAATCAAGTTCTAGTACTCCACACAGTTCCAGTATTCAATCCAGTTCTTTTAATGAACCATCCATCTCTTCTAGTGGATCATCTAGTAGTTGGTATGTCCAATCAGGTTCTAGTAGTCAATCCAGTTCTTTTATTGAACCATCCATCTCTTCTGGTGGATCATCTAGTAGTTGGTACGTTCAATCAGGTTCTAGTACTCCACACAGTTCTAGTATTCAATCTAGTTCTTTTAATGAACCATCCATCTCCTCTGGTGGATTATCTAGTAGTTGGTATGCCCAATCAGGTTCTAGTACCCCACACAGTTCTAGTATTCAATCTAGTTCTTTTAATGAACCATCCATCTCTTCTAGTGGATCATCTAGTAGTTGGTACGTTCAATCAGGTTCTAGTACTCCACACAGTTCTAGTATTCAATCTAGTTCTTTTAATGAACCATCCATCTCCTCTGGTGGATTATCTAGTAGTTGGTATGCCCAATCAGGTTCTAGTACCCCACACAGTTCCAGTAGTCAAtctagtttttttaataaaccaTCCATCTCTTCTAGTGGATCATCTAGTAGTTGGTACGTCCAATCAAGTTCTAGTACTCCACACAGTTCCAGTAGTCAATCCAGTTCTTTTATTGAACCATCCATCTCTTCTAGTGGATCATCTAGTAGTTGGTACGTTCAATCAGGTTCTAGTACTCCACACAGTTCTAGTATTCAATCTAGTTCTTTTAATGAACCATCCATCTCCTCTGGTGGATCATCTAGTAGTTGGTATGTCCAATCAAGTTCTAGTACTCCACACAGTTCCAGTAGTCAATCCAGTTCTTTTATTGAACCATCCATCTCTTCTAGTGGATCATCTAGTAGTTGGTACGTTCAATCAGGTTCTAGTACTCCACACAGTTCTAGTATTCAATCTAGTTCTTTTAATGAACCATCCATCTCCTCTGGTGGATTATCTAGTAGTTGGTACGTTCAATCAGGTTCTAGTACTCCACACAGTTCTAGTATTCAATCTAGTTCTTTTAATGAACCATCCATCTCCTCTGGTGGATTAGCTAGTAGTTGGTACGTTCAATCAGGTTCTAGTACTCCACACAGTTCTAGTATTCAATCTAGTTCTTTTAATGAACCATCCATCTCCTCTGGTGGATCATCTAGTAGTTGGTATGTCCAATCAAGTTCTAGTACTCCACACAGTTCCAGTAGTCAATccagtttttttaataaaccaTCCATCTCTTCTAGTGGATCATCTAGTAGTTGGTATGTCCAATCAAGTTCTAGTACTCCACACAGTTCCAGTATTCAATCCAGTTCTTTTAATGAACCATCCATCTCTTCTAGTGGATCATCTAGTAGTTGGTATGTCCAATCAGGTTCTAGTAGTCAATCCAGTTCTTTTATTGAACCATCCATCTCTTCTGGTGGATCATCTAGTAGTTGGTACGTTCAATCAGGTTCTAGTACTCCACACAGTTCTAGTATTCAATCTAGTTCTTTTAATGAACCATCCATCTCCTCTGGTGGATTAGCTAGTAGTTGGTACGTTCAATCAGGTTCTAGTACTCCACACAGTTCTAGTATTCAATCTAGTTCTTTTAATGAACCATCCATCTCTTCTAGTGGATCATCTAGTAGTTGGTACGTTCAATCAGGTTCTAGTACTCCACACAGTTCTAGTATTCAATCTAGTTCTTTTAATGAACCATCCATCTCCTCTGGTGGATTATCTAGTAGTTGGTATGCCCAATCAGGTTCTAGTACCCCACACAGTTCCAGTAGTCAAtctagtttttttaataaaccaTCCATCTCTTCTAGTGGATCATCTAGTAGTTGGTACGTCCAATCAGGTTCTAGTACTCCACACAGTTCTAGTATTCAATCTAGTTCTTTTAATGAACTATCCATATCTTCTGGTGGATCATCTAGTAGTTGGTACGTTCAATCAGGTTCTAGTAGTCAATCCAGTTCTTTTATTGAACCATCCATCTCTTCTGGTGGATCATCTAGTAGTTGGTACGTTCAATCAGGTTCTAGTACTCCACACAGTTCTAGTATTCAATCCAGTTCTTTTAATGAACCATCTAGTCCCACTTTCTATCCAGTAAACTCATATACTGAGGATAACCCAAAACAAAATGCGTCAAATAATATAAGTAACATCGTTCctcaaaaaaatacaccTTTAATTGCCACCCAAACTTCTGTAACAGTTTCAAACTTTGTGCCGTTTGTCAGtactatttattttgaaagtaGCAGATGTAAATTGGTAACTTCTAACACCCTATATCAAAATGCTACTATTGCTACCATTACTACCTGCAGCAGTCTTGAATTGTGCACCATTGAAACTATTGTTTCCACAAAAACAAGAATTAATACCAGAAATTTAACAAATACCGTTACTATTCCCACCAATAAGCTAGTTCCTATTACTACTACAGCGGGTTCAacagaagaaaatataacagCTATTTTTTCTACTCAGACAAAAGATTCTACAACTACTGTTGTTTctaataatgttttttctatttctgAAGTAGCAACTATTAAAGATGGTGGTAATTCTATTAGTCCTGGGAATACATTCATTTTAAGTTTTATGATTATCTTGgccaattttatttaa